A region from the Vicia villosa cultivar HV-30 ecotype Madison, WI linkage group LG3, Vvil1.0, whole genome shotgun sequence genome encodes:
- the LOC131655400 gene encoding thylakoid lumenal 17.9 kDa protein, chloroplastic produces the protein MTFLLGHLPLTVSSQTQTNTIPKLPNLTPKFIPNLFSLAIAITLTSPLPSHAIPSLNSSKPPPISLTTPFSQSKNLQLGLENGKIRPCPSTNPGCVSTNPKSSNFDFPWTIPENSVDNAIQRLREAIIETQKNVKFQPVEDTPDGQYLQAEVDGKFDRDVLEFLVKGDVVAYRCMAAKVTYVYPFTTAFGDSKGQEARLKQINDQLGWYSPSFDSME, from the exons ATGACCTTCCTTCTTGGTCATCTTCCTCTCACTGTTTCTTCTCAAACTCAAACTAACACCATTCCCAAATTACCAAACCTTACACCCAAATTCATACCTAATCTCTTCTCTCTTGCCATTGCCATAACATTAACCTCTCCTCTACCTTCTCATGCAATCCCTTCCCTCAATTCTTCTAAACCCCCTCCAATCTCTCTCACCACCCCCTTTTCTCAATCAAAGAACTTGCAACTTGGACTAGAAAATGG AAAAATTAGACCTTGTCCTTCGACTAATCCCGGTTGTGTATCAACAAATCCAAAgtcatcaaattttgattttcCTTGGACCATTCCAGAAAATTCAGTGGATAATGCTATTCAGAGATTACGCGAAGCTATTATAGAGACTCAGAAAAATGTCAAATTCCAGCCTGTGGAAGATACTccagatg GACAATATCTGCAAGCTGAAGTTGATGGAAAATTTGATAGAGATGTGCTTGAGTTTCTGGTGAAAGGTGATGTGGTTGCTTATAGGTGTATGGCAGCAAAGGTAACTTATGTATACCCTTTCACTACTGCATTTGGAGATTCAAAGGGTCAAGAAGCAAGACTCAAGCAAATCAATGACCAATTGGGCTGGTATTCTCCCAGTTTTGATTCCATGGAGTAG
- the LOC131660997 gene encoding mediator of RNA polymerase II transcription subunit 30 produces the protein MEEVSVNGAMSNIGKTTQDLAMEGHKYLEETIQYAYKILSSMNDELCNPALWSTSPSAVTSPNGPSSNGDANSDNSGQHGDGGASGGGTGGALDEARFRYKKAVAGLRSVLVAIPNSQKTNTFDDGSAASPADEAEIEKLEEQASSLRKELGNKNLHLKILIDQLRELITDISTWQSPFST, from the exons ATGGAAGAAGTATCAGTGAACGGTGCAATGTCAAACATTGGCAAAACGACGCAGGATTTAGCGATGGAAGGTCATAAATACTTGGAAGAAACTATACAATATGCTTACAAGATACTTTCTTCTATGAACGACGAACTTTGTAACCCAGCTCTGTGGTCCACTTCTCCTTCGGCGGTTACGTCTCCCAATGGTCCTTCCTCGAATGGTGATGCAAATTCTGATAACTCCGGCCAACACGGGGATGGAGGCGCTTCCGGTGGTGGTACTGGTGGGGCTCTTGATGAAGCTCGATTTCGGTATAAGAAGGCTGTTGCTGGATTGCGTAGTGTTCTTGTTGCTATTCCGAACTCTCAGAAG ACAAACACATTTGACGATGGTTCAGCTGCTAGCCCTGCGGATGAAGCTGAAATCGAGAAGTTGGAAGAGCAAGCCTCTTCTTTAAGAAAG GAACTTGGCAACAAGAACTTGCACCTGAAGATACTCATAGATCAACTTCGAGAGCTTATCACTGACATATCAACATGGCAAAGTCCCTTTTCAACCTGA
- the LOC131660996 gene encoding non-specific phospholipase C6 — protein MELIKLRSFILFLLLTLSTTSAFNQNQPIKTIVVLVMENRSFDHMLGWMKKAINPLIDGVNGDECNPVSTETSKKDTICFSDDAEFVDPDPGHSFEDVLKQVFGNGNGNASNSIPLMNGFVEQALSVSQNLSETVMKGFKPKSVPVYAALVKEFAVFDRWFSSIPGPTQPNRLFVYSATSHGSTSHVKRQLAIGYPQKTIFDSMHENGLDFGIYFENIPTTFFYRNLRKLKYISKFHRYESKFKKDAGNGKLPSLTVIEPRYFDLTGSSANDDHPSHDVANGQMLVKEVYETLRASPQWNETLLVITYDEHGGFFDHVKTPFVNIPNPDGNTGPAPYFFKFDRLGVRVPTIMVSPWIKKGIVVRSPKGPAANSEFEHSSIPATIKKMFNLSSNFLTHRDAWAGTFEDVVGELTSPRTDCPVTLPDVTPLRTTEAKENGSLSEFQSEVVQLAAVLNGDHFLSSFPNEMSKKMNVKEAHDYVTGAVSRFIRASKEAIKLGADESAIVDMRSSLTTRSSTHS, from the exons ATGGAACTTATCAAACTCAGATCCTTCATTCTCTTCCTTCTCCTCACTCTATCAACAACCTCTGCATTCAACCAAAACCAACCCATCAAAACCATTGTAGTTCTAGTCATGGAGAATCGTTCCTTTGATCACATGTTAGGCTGGATGAAAAAGGCCATCAACCCTTTAATCGACGGTGTAAACGGAGATGAATGCAACCCCGTTTCAACTGAAACCTCAAAAAAAGACACTATCTGTTTCAGTGATGATGCAGAGTTTGTGGATCCGGATCCAGGTCATTCGTTTGAAGATGTTTTGAAACAGGTATTTGGTAATGGTAATGGTAACGCTTCAAATTCTATTCCTTTAATGAATGGTTTTGTGGAACAAGCATTGTCTGTTTCTCAGAATCTTTCTGAGACTGTAATGAAAGGGTTTAAACCGAAATCTGTTCCGGTTTATGCTGCTTTGGTTAAGGAATTTGCTGTTTTTGATAGGTGGTTTAGTTCGATTCCCGGTCCGACACAACCCAATAGGCTTTTTGTGTATTCTGCAACTTCTCATGGTTCAACTAGTCATGTTAAGAGACAATTAGCCATAGGGTATCCTCAAAAAACTATCTTTGACTCTATGCATGAGAATGGCTTGGATTTTGGGATTTATTTTGAGAACATACCAACAACTTTTTTCTATAGGAACCTAAGGAAGTTGAAGTATATATCGAAGTTTCATCGGTATGAGTCCAAGTTCAAGAAAGATGCTGGAAATGGGAAGCTTCCGTCGTTGACGGTGATTGAGCCGAGGTACTTTGATTTGACGGGCTCGTCTGCGAATGATGATCATCCTTCTCATGATGTTGCTAATGGACAAATGTTGGTTAAGGAGGTTTATGAGACTTTAAGAGCAAGTCCACAATGGAATGAGACTCTTTTGGTTATTACATATGATGAGCATGGTGGGTTTTTTGATCATGTGAAGACTCCTTTTGTTAACATTCCTAACCCGGATGGGAACACAGGGCCTGCTCCTTATTTCTTTAAGTTTGATAGGTTAGGGGTTCGCGTGCCGACTATTATGGTCTCTCCTTGGATCAAGAAAGGGATTG TGGTAAGAAGTCCCAAAGGACCAGCTGCGAACTCCGAGTTTGAGCACTCGTCGATTCCCGCCACCATAAAGAAGATGTTCAACCTTTCCTCTAACTTTTTGACTCACAGAGATGCATGGGCTGGGACATTCGAGGATGTTGTTGGCGAGTTAACTTCACCTAGAACAGATTGTCCAG TCACTTTGCCGGATGTGACGCCTTTAAGGACCACTGAAGCGAAAGAAAATGGCAGCCTCTCTGAGTTTCAGAGTGAGGTTGTTCAGTTGGCAGCTGTTCTGAATGGAGACCACTTCTTGAGCAGTTTCCCGAATGAAATGAGTAAGAAGATGAATGTGAAGGAAGCTCATGATTATGTGACGGGAGCTGTTTCGAGATTCATAAGAGCTAGCAAAGAGGCTATCAAGTTGGGGGCTGATGAGTCTGCTATTGTAGATATGAGATCCTCTCTCACTACTAGATCTTCTACTCACAGTTAA